From one Catenuloplanes nepalensis genomic stretch:
- a CDS encoding ATP-binding protein, whose protein sequence is MTAQPSHHTVRASLPPVADSSRTARHLVVDACARWNVPALADTACVIASELVSNAVRHAGTPMDMTLAIADGKLLLAVRDGSPRPAVATHPDPHAPGGRGLLLVGEMSQAWGSLALPDGGKVVWAALRTNAE, encoded by the coding sequence ATGACAGCCCAGCCCTCGCACCATACGGTTCGGGCCTCGCTGCCACCGGTTGCGGACTCCAGTCGTACCGCCCGGCATCTGGTCGTCGACGCCTGTGCCCGGTGGAACGTGCCCGCGCTCGCGGACACCGCCTGCGTGATCGCCAGCGAGCTGGTCAGCAACGCGGTCCGGCACGCCGGCACCCCGATGGACATGACGCTCGCGATCGCCGACGGGAAACTGCTGCTCGCGGTCCGGGACGGCAGCCCGCGCCCGGCCGTCGCCACTCACCCGGACCCGCACGCGCCGGGCGGCCGCGGCCTCCTGCTGGTCGGCGAGATGTCACAGGCGTGGGGCAGCCTCGCGCTGCCCGACGGCGGCAAGGTCGTCTGGGCGGCGCTGCGGACGAACGCGGAGTAG